In a genomic window of Phycisphaerae bacterium:
- a CDS encoding dockerin type I domain-containing protein, with the protein MFVISPAWGRSTGADKHLPIRLATVMVAASLIFCISEASAACGFDWKPGESPQGLSYEGYAMAVYDDGGGPALYVAGGFETAGGVKVCGVARWDGRYWSPVGGGVSKPSGCGQVKALVVHDGELVAAGSFAMAGNTAAANIARWNGSRWAPLGEGTNFDVLALAIYGNDLIAAGNFTTAGGVSANRIARWNGETWSPLGSGLNDAVGTLHVHEGELIAGGRFTMAGGLKANQIARWNGSEWQSVGGGVTAGSNPNVSALLSYGDHLVVGGFFAALGGVACKNIGIWDGSKWAPLGEGTDASVLDLTLYNGELIAGGFFEKAGGKPARHIARWDGETWSPLAGGLMSYVIALAVYGDDLIATGSGTVAGGVRADNIARWDGTRWFPLGAAMDHSPYAFADYNGELIAGGEFTYLNGVRCNGIARWSGSAWVSLGEGVAGGKDGTQVRALTVYRGELIAGGNFAQAGRVGAKNVARWNGSSWAPLGQGFNGPVRALIVCKGELIAGGTFTTSGGTTLNGIARWDGEAWMPLGNGVSGTWSPGVYCLAAFAGDLYAGGLFLKAGGETVNHVARWDGAEWHSLTGGVTGSGYPDVPVTALAVFNDELIAGGLFTAAGGVHAAGVARWDGKGWSAMEDENAGGPRQVHSLAVHNGQLIVGGSFPSQGLLSADGLGRWDGAAWSPVGRGIAMGSVYAMAVHRGELLAGGSFLAAGGKTSARFARWAPVEPTVEIHQWRSSRYHGGSISGELAVRIDASATTGRRITTETRQGGVQKIIVDITGPEDGRLELEGRVAAEEVGGAGYSYPAVHQTLTHDGEGSYTLVLEWPEGLPDQQSYRIDLGANLTCLKGDTDALIRSLTGDVTGDGVVDSADLLEAKSRISRPVMPDNIIFDVNIDGSLNATDVLTIRAFQDRAAMSP; encoded by the coding sequence ATGTTTGTCATTTCGCCGGCATGGGGTCGGTCGACAGGGGCCGATAAGCACCTGCCGATCAGGCTGGCAACGGTGATGGTCGCGGCGTCGCTGATCTTCTGCATATCAGAAGCCTCCGCTGCTTGTGGATTTGACTGGAAACCAGGGGAGTCCCCACAGGGTCTGAGCTACGAAGGCTATGCCATGGCCGTTTACGACGACGGCGGCGGCCCGGCACTCTACGTTGCGGGGGGGTTCGAAACGGCCGGCGGCGTCAAGGTTTGCGGCGTTGCTCGGTGGGACGGACGTTACTGGTCGCCCGTCGGGGGTGGTGTGAGCAAGCCCTCCGGGTGCGGGCAAGTCAAGGCCTTGGTGGTGCACGACGGCGAACTCGTGGCCGCCGGTTCGTTTGCCATGGCCGGCAACACAGCAGCGGCCAATATCGCCCGCTGGAACGGGAGTCGCTGGGCTCCGCTCGGCGAGGGAACGAATTTCGACGTCCTGGCGCTGGCGATTTACGGCAATGATTTGATTGCCGCGGGAAACTTCACCACGGCAGGGGGCGTTTCTGCCAACCGGATTGCGCGGTGGAACGGCGAAACATGGTCGCCCCTCGGTTCGGGGCTTAATGACGCCGTCGGAACGTTGCACGTCCACGAAGGGGAGCTGATCGCGGGCGGGCGATTCACAATGGCCGGCGGATTGAAAGCCAACCAGATCGCCCGATGGAACGGGAGTGAATGGCAGTCCGTGGGAGGCGGAGTGACGGCCGGGTCAAACCCCAATGTCAGTGCCTTGCTCAGTTACGGGGACCATCTGGTTGTCGGCGGGTTCTTCGCCGCGCTTGGCGGCGTTGCCTGCAAGAACATCGGCATCTGGGACGGAAGCAAGTGGGCACCGCTCGGCGAGGGAACGGATGCGTCGGTCCTGGATCTGACGCTGTATAACGGGGAGCTGATTGCCGGCGGGTTCTTCGAAAAGGCCGGCGGGAAACCGGCTCGCCACATTGCCCGGTGGGACGGCGAGACGTGGAGTCCATTGGCGGGCGGGCTGATGAGTTACGTCATTGCCCTTGCGGTGTATGGAGACGATCTGATCGCAACCGGCTCGGGAACGGTCGCGGGAGGTGTTCGGGCTGACAACATCGCTCGATGGGATGGAACCAGGTGGTTTCCGCTCGGGGCGGCCATGGACCACAGCCCCTACGCATTTGCGGACTACAATGGTGAACTCATAGCGGGCGGAGAGTTTACGTACCTCAATGGGGTCAGGTGCAACGGGATCGCCCGGTGGAGCGGGTCGGCGTGGGTCTCGCTCGGCGAAGGCGTTGCCGGGGGCAAAGACGGAACTCAGGTCAGGGCTTTGACCGTCTACCGGGGTGAGCTGATCGCCGGCGGCAATTTCGCTCAAGCCGGCAGAGTCGGTGCCAAGAACGTGGCGCGCTGGAACGGCAGCTCATGGGCGCCGCTCGGACAGGGCTTCAATGGGCCGGTTCGTGCCCTTATTGTCTGCAAGGGTGAACTGATTGCCGGAGGCACGTTCACCACTTCGGGGGGGACCACGCTTAACGGCATCGCCCGCTGGGACGGGGAAGCATGGATGCCACTGGGCAATGGTGTAAGCGGGACTTGGAGTCCCGGTGTCTACTGTCTGGCCGCGTTCGCCGGCGACCTTTATGCGGGTGGCTTGTTCTTGAAAGCCGGCGGCGAGACGGTGAATCATGTTGCCCGGTGGGACGGGGCCGAATGGCATTCGCTTACCGGGGGAGTCACCGGCTCGGGGTATCCCGATGTTCCGGTCACGGCGTTGGCCGTCTTCAACGACGAGCTGATTGCCGGCGGACTGTTCACCGCTGCAGGGGGCGTTCACGCCGCCGGTGTCGCGAGATGGGATGGCAAGGGTTGGTCCGCCATGGAGGACGAGAATGCTGGCGGGCCGCGTCAGGTGCACAGCCTTGCGGTCCATAACGGCCAACTGATAGTCGGTGGCTCGTTCCCCAGCCAGGGTCTGCTTTCGGCGGACGGCCTGGGCCGCTGGGACGGCGCAGCATGGAGTCCGGTCGGTCGTGGAATTGCGATGGGCTCGGTGTATGCGATGGCAGTGCACAGGGGCGAGTTGCTCGCCGGCGGCTCCTTCCTGGCGGCCGGGGGCAAAACTTCCGCTCGATTTGCCCGGTGGGCGCCGGTCGAGCCGACGGTCGAGATCCACCAGTGGCGCAGCAGCCGCTACCACGGCGGGTCAATCAGCGGGGAGCTGGCAGTCAGGATCGACGCCTCGGCCACCACCGGCCGGCGGATCACCACGGAAACGCGACAGGGCGGCGTACAGAAGATCATCGTCGACATCACCGGCCCGGAGGATGGCAGACTGGAGCTTGAGGGCCGGGTGGCGGCAGAAGAGGTCGGCGGGGCCGGATACTCCTACCCCGCCGTACACCAGACGCTGACCCACGATGGCGAGGGCAGCTACACGTTGGTACTCGAATGGCCCGAGGGACTGCCCGACCAGCAGTCTTACCGCATCGATCTGGGAGCGAACCTTACCTGTCTCAAGGGCGATACGGACGCCCTCATTCGCAGCCTGACCGGCGACGTGACCGGTGACGGCGTCGTTGATAGCGCCGACCTGCTGGAGGCCAAGTCGCGCATCTCGCGGCCGGTCATGCCCGACAACATCATCTTTGACGTCAACATCGACGGCTCGCTCAACGCCACGGACGTGCTGACCATCCGCGCGTTCCAGGATCGCGCGGCCATGTCGCCGTGA
- a CDS encoding excinuclease ABC subunit UvrC, whose translation MNKIRHLPRTPGVYLFKDAQGRVLYVGKAKDLRSRVSSYFQNSTDLLATRGPEIAHMASLAVDLDFLDCETEVDALLQENRLIKDIQPPYNDRLRDDKTFPYLEITTSDDFPGVYVTRKPRLKGNKLFGPFTNAAGVRDAVNALQKVFKFRTCELEIVDGDERRRYFRPCLLHSISRCTAPCADRISKEEYRKDIERLKKFLASKRSVVLRQLNREMEQAARHQEYEIAARLRDEIKALEALSLSGDPNADVQPEVFYIDPAEGLAKLGEILDLDRAPRSIEGIDIANLHGEESCGSLVCFIDGKPFKNGYKRFRIKTVEGIDDYAMIREVVLRRYRHAAEGEELYPDVILIDGGLGQLHAALSAFDEMNIAPPMVVSLAKRDEEIYIQARSRPVRLARNDPALRLLQQVRDEAHRFAQHYHHLLRRKKTFEEDVAAGRKPPRAARPEGGRPKRPGASGQ comes from the coding sequence TTGAACAAGATTCGTCACCTGCCCAGGACGCCCGGGGTGTATCTGTTCAAGGACGCACAGGGCCGGGTGCTCTATGTTGGAAAGGCCAAGGACCTCCGCAGCCGCGTGAGCAGCTATTTCCAGAACTCGACCGACCTGCTGGCCACGCGAGGGCCGGAGATCGCCCACATGGCCTCGCTGGCGGTGGACCTGGACTTTCTCGATTGCGAGACGGAGGTCGACGCCCTGTTGCAGGAGAACCGGCTGATCAAGGACATCCAGCCGCCGTATAACGACCGACTTCGTGACGACAAGACCTTCCCATACCTGGAGATCACGACCTCCGACGACTTTCCGGGCGTCTACGTTACCCGGAAGCCCCGACTCAAGGGCAACAAGTTGTTCGGTCCGTTCACCAACGCCGCCGGCGTTCGCGATGCAGTTAATGCCCTTCAAAAGGTGTTCAAGTTCAGAACGTGCGAACTGGAGATCGTTGACGGCGATGAGCGGCGGCGCTATTTTCGACCGTGCCTGCTGCATTCCATCAGCCGTTGCACCGCCCCCTGCGCCGATCGCATCTCGAAGGAGGAGTACCGCAAGGATATTGAGCGGCTCAAGAAGTTTCTCGCGTCCAAGCGAAGCGTGGTGTTGCGGCAGTTGAATCGGGAGATGGAGCAGGCCGCCCGACATCAGGAATACGAAATCGCCGCCAGGCTGCGCGACGAGATCAAGGCTCTCGAAGCCCTCTCGTTATCGGGAGATCCGAATGCGGACGTGCAGCCGGAGGTGTTCTACATCGATCCGGCCGAGGGATTGGCCAAGCTGGGCGAGATCCTGGATCTCGACCGGGCTCCGCGGTCTATCGAGGGAATCGATATCGCCAATCTTCACGGCGAGGAGTCCTGTGGTTCGCTGGTCTGTTTCATCGACGGTAAGCCCTTCAAGAACGGCTACAAACGTTTCCGCATCAAGACGGTCGAAGGCATCGACGACTACGCCATGATCCGCGAGGTGGTCCTGAGGCGGTACCGGCACGCGGCCGAAGGAGAGGAACTATACCCGGACGTCATCCTGATCGACGGGGGTTTGGGGCAGCTCCACGCCGCTCTGAGCGCCTTCGACGAGATGAACATCGCCCCGCCCATGGTGGTTTCTCTGGCCAAGCGGGACGAGGAAATCTACATCCAGGCCCGGAGCAGACCGGTCCGCCTGGCACGTAACGATCCGGCGCTGCGTCTCTTACAGCAAGTTCGCGACGAGGCCCACCGCTTCGCGCAGCATTACCATCACCTCCTGCGGCGCAAGAAGACCTTCGAGGAGGATGTGGCCGCCGGACGCAAGCCGCCCAGGGCCGCTCGGCCCGAGGGGGGGCGTCCGAAAAGACCGGGCGCCTCCGGGCAATAG
- a CDS encoding radical SAM protein — MTQGLGMRVLFIYPNLNAEEGFNHGVAALSGGIKLRGHVTGLLNINEALYEIPGDEEIVEKIRQWRPDFVAFSVMTQQYKFALRLAKAIRRAMPAVPIGVGGVHAIMCTQQIVNDGFWDYIGVGECDTAFPELIDKLAAGDPTARDTPNFLVRNADGTYRENPLGPFPDPADIAPTDYELYDLPHMLPRKNGWQSMLTSRGCPYRCSYCFNHEVSDRYFTEGGYSRRSYLRNYPIDRIIGEMRELKSRHPYLETFIFDDDLFTLNKDYCIRFVEAYTASGINVPFVLNAHVQAFSEPIAKALSQSPCMIVKFGVESGSDELRRKILDRHMSNQAIIDAFDLCHRYGLHSSAFLMFGLPYETRSMMEETIDLMAKIRPGRFRWAIFFPFPGTKSYTICQLGRLIDYRKMDAMDNYFCASCLKFDEAADLFIRKLQRTFHWYVNARAGLPLSSEYQKMVDDVEAMDAAAWHEASETLLARDRKISNDHLAKVKPGDAEAMDRLRHYSIRYTEVMAVSSDFVLAEKGDYKNEAARRWKAFREQIDQARAAAAEMATAGAAARPSPKDAPLPMLRITESPGPYSNGS; from the coding sequence GTGACCCAGGGGCTGGGAATGCGGGTTCTCTTCATCTATCCGAACCTCAACGCCGAGGAGGGGTTTAACCACGGGGTGGCTGCGTTGTCAGGGGGGATAAAACTGCGGGGGCATGTCACCGGACTGCTGAACATCAATGAAGCCTTGTACGAAATCCCCGGCGACGAGGAGATTGTTGAGAAGATCCGGCAGTGGCGGCCGGACTTCGTGGCCTTCTCGGTCATGACCCAGCAGTACAAGTTCGCCTTGCGTCTGGCCAAGGCCATCAGGCGGGCCATGCCGGCCGTGCCGATCGGTGTCGGGGGTGTACACGCCATCATGTGTACCCAGCAGATCGTCAATGACGGTTTCTGGGACTATATCGGGGTCGGCGAGTGCGACACGGCCTTTCCCGAGTTGATCGACAAGCTTGCGGCCGGCGACCCGACCGCCCGCGATACTCCCAACTTCCTTGTCCGTAACGCCGACGGCACCTACCGCGAGAACCCGCTCGGCCCATTCCCCGACCCGGCCGACATCGCCCCCACCGACTACGAGCTTTATGACCTGCCGCACATGCTGCCGCGCAAGAACGGGTGGCAGAGCATGCTGACCTCGCGGGGCTGCCCCTACCGCTGCAGTTACTGTTTCAACCACGAGGTATCCGACCGTTACTTCACCGAGGGCGGTTATTCTCGGCGCAGCTATCTTCGCAACTATCCGATCGATCGGATTATCGGTGAGATGCGGGAACTCAAGAGCCGGCACCCCTACCTGGAGACGTTCATCTTCGATGACGACCTGTTCACGCTGAACAAGGATTATTGCATTCGTTTCGTCGAGGCGTATACGGCATCGGGCATCAATGTCCCGTTTGTGCTCAACGCCCACGTGCAGGCTTTCAGCGAGCCGATTGCCAAGGCCCTGTCGCAGTCGCCCTGCATGATCGTCAAATTCGGCGTCGAAAGCGGCAGCGACGAGCTTCGCCGCAAGATCCTCGACCGCCACATGAGCAACCAGGCGATCATCGACGCCTTCGACCTGTGCCACCGGTACGGGCTGCACAGCTCCGCGTTTCTGATGTTCGGCCTGCCTTACGAGACGCGGTCAATGATGGAAGAGACCATCGACCTGATGGCCAAGATCAGGCCGGGGCGGTTCCGCTGGGCGATCTTCTTTCCGTTCCCCGGCACCAAGAGCTACACCATCTGCCAGCTCGGCCGCCTGATCGACTACCGCAAGATGGACGCGATGGACAACTACTTCTGCGCATCGTGCCTCAAGTTCGACGAAGCCGCCGACCTGTTCATTCGCAAGCTCCAGCGAACGTTTCACTGGTACGTCAACGCCCGGGCGGGCCTGCCGCTGTCGAGCGAATATCAGAAGATGGTGGACGACGTCGAGGCGATGGACGCCGCCGCCTGGCACGAGGCCTCAGAGACGCTTCTGGCCCGCGATCGCAAGATCTCCAACGATCATCTGGCGAAGGTGAAGCCCGGCGATGCCGAGGCCATGGACCGGCTGCGGCACTATTCGATCCGCTATACCGAGGTCATGGCGGTCAGCAGTGATTTCGTGCTGGCCGAGAAGGGTGACTACAAGAACGAGGCCGCCCGCCGTTGGAAGGCCTTCCGCGAGCAGATCGATCAGGCTCGCGCCGCCGCGGCCGAGATGGCGACGGCCGGTGCCGCCGCCAGGCCATCACCCAAGGATGCGCCCCTGCCCATGCTGCGGATCACGGAGTCTCCCGGACCTTATAGCAACGGCTCGTAG
- a CDS encoding metallophosphoesterase — MMTLAVACVSAFFLPEAGASDASNRFVIISDTQNIEGVDQMTREIIELAPSFAVAVGDMPSGFDTRVSFFRRLREANIPIHIAMGNHDGGTKMAVRSCLPPYPFNDEVDPALRFVVENKYYYSFNRGGIHFVIVDTSTADTEQHIQWLEADLIRHVNNPKKYPTLLFMHYPDWMMGKNAGTGGPVYRVLAAHPEEHTVKAAFAGHTHDGKHYPPEETLGIPLYTLYPSAPFGDATHTEYVVATVTPNAIAFERKAILDEGRGKDFVIQPVKGEFGRLDK; from the coding sequence ATGATGACCCTTGCCGTCGCATGTGTGTCGGCTTTCTTTCTTCCCGAAGCCGGGGCAAGCGACGCCTCCAATCGGTTTGTGATCATCTCGGACACGCAAAACATCGAGGGTGTGGACCAAATGACCCGCGAAATCATTGAGCTCGCCCCGTCGTTTGCGGTGGCCGTGGGCGACATGCCAAGCGGCTTTGACACCCGGGTGAGTTTCTTCCGGCGGCTGCGCGAGGCCAACATTCCCATTCACATCGCAATGGGTAATCATGACGGTGGCACCAAGATGGCGGTGCGATCCTGCCTTCCGCCGTATCCCTTTAACGACGAGGTCGACCCGGCCCTGCGCTTTGTCGTCGAGAACAAGTACTACTACTCATTTAACCGCGGAGGAATTCACTTTGTGATTGTGGACACCTCCACCGCGGACACGGAGCAGCACATCCAGTGGCTGGAGGCGGACCTGATCCGCCACGTCAACAACCCGAAGAAGTATCCCACCTTGCTATTCATGCACTATCCTGACTGGATGATGGGCAAGAATGCCGGAACGGGCGGCCCTGTTTATCGTGTTCTGGCAGCGCATCCCGAGGAGCACACTGTCAAGGCTGCGTTCGCGGGGCATACGCACGATGGAAAACACTATCCTCCCGAAGAAACCCTTGGGATTCCGCTGTATACTCTCTATCCGTCGGCCCCGTTCGGCGATGCCACGCACACCGAGTATGTCGTGGCCACGGTCACGCCGAACGCCATTGCCTTCGAGCGCAAAGCCATCCTCGACGAAGGTCGCGGCAAGGACTTCGTGATCCAGCCGGTCAAGGGCGAATTTGGGAGGCTGGACAAATGA